A part of Schistosoma mansoni, WGS project CABG00000000 data, supercontig 0225, strain Puerto Rico, whole genome shotgun sequence genomic DNA contains:
- a CDS encoding glutathione-s-transferase omega,putative has translation MHLKRNDPKPLIDPNRLTLIGFRFCPYVDRVKLILSYYKVDYDLIDISLASKPEWFLEMYPTGKVPLLLLPNGEKLPESDVIIRYIDKLYGSETLLSRCGIEEFEKAKELITGISRPSYMIMCVPEINLCDVSLYRAACSKINDAIKGPYFTGPDVSLADLILFPHLHRFEVVMGRITGKKPEEINELGVNDELRKEFSKLTEFLDTMRKQPFVANVTVPYRIHAQYAASVLAGQSNPDIE, from the exons atgcaCCTTAAACGAA ATGACCCTAAGCCGCTAATTGATCCTAATCGCTTAACTCTCATTGGATTCAGATTTTGCCCTTACGTTGACCGCGTTAAACTAATACTGAGTTACTACAAGGTTGA TTATGATCTCATAGATATTTCATTGGCTTCAAAACCTGAATGGTTTTTAGAAATGTATCCAACTGGCAAAGTTcctttattattactaccaaaTGGAGAAAAATTACCAGAATCCGATGTGATCATACGTTATATAGATAAATTGTATGGTTCTGAAACTTTATTATCACGTTGTGGTATTGAAGAGTTTGAAAAAGCTAAAGAACTTATTACTGGT ATATCAAGACCAAGTTACATGATTATGTGTGTGCCCGAAATAAATCTATGTGATGTATCACTGTATCGAGCAGCATGCAGTAAGATAAATGACGCTATCAAAGGTCCATATTTTACTG gTCCTGATGTGAGTCTAGCTGATTTGATCTTATTCCCACACTTACATCGATTCGAAGTAGTTATGGGTCGGATAACCGGTAAAAAACCAGAAGAAATCAATGAACTGGGTGTTAATGATGAATTACGTAAAGAATTCTCAAAGTTGACTGAATTTTTAGATACAATGCGAAAACAACCATTTGTTGCTAATGTTACCGTCCCATATCGAATTCATGCTCAATATGCAGCTTCAGTGCTCGCAGGTCAAAGTAATCCAGATATAGAAtag
- a CDS encoding glutathione-s-transferase omega,putative yields MYPTGKVPLLLLPNGEKLPESDVIIRYIDKLYGSETLLSRCGIEEFEKAKELITGISRPSYMIMCVPEINLCDVSLYRAACSKINDAIKGPYFTGPDVSLADLILFPHLHRFEVVMGRITGKKPEEINELGVNDELRKEFSKLTEFLDTMRKQPFVANVTVPYRIHAQYAASVLAGQSNPDIE; encoded by the exons ATGTATCCAACTGGCAAAGTTcctttattattactaccaaaTGGAGAAAAATTACCAGAATCCGATGTGATCATACGTTATATAGATAAATTGTATGGTTCTGAAACTTTATTATCACGTTGTGGTATTGAAGAGTTTGAAAAAGCTAAAGAACTTATTACTGGT ATATCAAGACCAAGTTACATGATTATGTGTGTGCCCGAAATAAATCTATGTGATGTATCACTGTATCGAGCAGCATGCAGTAAGATAAATGACGCTATCAAAGGTCCATATTTTACTG gTCCTGATGTGAGTCTAGCTGATTTGATCTTATTCCCACACTTACATCGATTCGAAGTAGTTATGGGTCGGATAACCGGTAAAAAACCAGAAGAAATCAATGAACTGGGTGTTAATGATGAATTACGTAAAGAATTCTCAAAGTTGACTGAATTTTTAGATACAATGCGAAAACAACCATTTGTTGCTAATGTTACCGTCCCATATCGAATTCATGCTCAATATGCAGCTTCAGTGCTCGCAGGTCAAAGTAATCCAGATATAGAAtag